cagattcattaattttttaaaaaattaggaataattttatttacttttcgaGTTATTTCATTGtgtcataaaataaaataaaataaaaatttggttcAATAATACTTATTTCACCTAATTTGATATCACTGCACTCTCgggatttaaaatttaaattttttttattaaatttagtttttattcattaaaataatatctaagATTAAGTTAGGCTTGAATTTCCAAAAGTCTAAACTCCAATAAGACCAAGCCCACCATACCAATTTGGTAATCTGAGGATTTAAATCCAAAATGCTTTTGCTCTCAGCCCATGACATCCAACCTTTTAGGCATTGGATTCTTACTTAAGTTTTTCAATGTGGATTAAGGATTTAATAAATGTATTATGAATTGGAAGGAGTGAAagtgatttttttcttcttattaataCAGTTTTACttgaatagtaaaataaataatcataaaaaatttattataacattatGATAAAcgagaaaaatcaaattttgtggATAAGACAGTAACTCTTATTGGTGAGACCAAAAATGTCATATGATGTTACACAATGCTAGCTCAAAATGGGTATAATCTGAATGTTAATGACTGAGTGAACAAGTGGACAAGtgggggattttttttttttaaagggagGTGGTGGCGTAAAATAGAGGAGATACGGCGGGTGTTGTGATGGCGGACCACGGCGTAGGTGGCGGTGTTGCCCATGTCCTACAAATAGATCACCAATCCAACGAATTAATTCTAACaactcttgttttatttatgACTTGGGGTATGTTTATTTAAACTCATTCGTGTCGTGTTTGGGGGCATTGGGATGAGTTAGCGAAGGTCATATTTTAAGGCAAGGGGtgaatagtatatatatatatttaatcaagGTTTTGGGTAATGGGGGTGCAGCTACATTCCTGAATCTGGATCACTTAAATGATTCCTCGATTTGTACTTCTTACTGTCTCattcttaacaaataatatatatattagtttttatgcagtttacatattttaaatacatcGATTTAAACAGCTTCACCACATGAATAATGCCATTACACAATATAACCCCACTTCAACCCTCTCATCTAAGTTTCTACCCACTTGTTTGCATTACTTATGGTAAAATTTGATTTGCTCGCCCTAATTTCTATCCAATTCTTTATATTTCCAGCTTTTGACTTTACCCACAAATtgcttttatttcaaatttgtgtTTTCGATATCGATTTAATTTTCCATTCGGTTAGAATcgttaataaaaaaacatagatttaaatatatttaaacttgTCTTTCATCTAATTTAAGAGTTGCAAAAGAATTATGAATAGAAATTGGCAtggtatataaagaaaaaaatcaccctaaattttaaaaatattttatttgaaaaattaagaaattatgatgaaaataatttaaaaagtcatataaaatgaagaaattataataaaacataaaaataataatagattttAGTATATTGAAACGAAATGAAATTGACCTTAAGTCACATAAAtgaggaaaacaaaaaaaacaaaaaactgcCACAGGACAAGAGtaacaaaagaagaagaagaagaagaatattggAAGTGTGAGTTAAAAAAATGGGTGGTGGGCAATGAGGCATGACATGACACTCTGTTAAGCTCGGATCTCAAACACTACCATCACATTAAACACTTTGCTTTGCTTTTGTttagtttaagtttaaattttagatcaaAATGGAGGTGGGTGGGAGATTAGCACAAGCATAACTGACAACAACATCACCCCCCATATGCCTATGGGAGGGTTctgttctttattttattttgactcccaaattttcatttttaagtccaAAAGGGGgtaaaacattaaaagttaaattggggtgaaattttgtaataaaaagggggggggggattttatgaaagaaaaatataaaaaggtaGGAAAAAAGTTGAAAGAATATTGGGGAAGGAAAAGAGGGTTTGAAATTTGTGATAATAAAGTCTCTTTAATTTACTTACTTATATTCTAAGCACGCCTTTGATGAATGCCTTGAGAAGTTACAGAAGCATCCAAGGTTAAATCGTAATTCGGTCCAATTTTTATCTTCTTATGTTAATACAATCATGAAGATTGAATTCAAAGTTTGCTTCTACATTTTCTATCCTTCATAATtcatcatttttgtttttatttatttatttaaatttattatctcaATATCCAAAAATCTGATATAccaataattaatttcaatgaAATCAGATTTTCGGTAGACTCACACCAACAATATTGATGGATAAATCAAACAAAGTTATCATAATACAAAAGGAGGATGGAGAGACGGCTCACCCAGAAGGTCGAAGAACCACGAGTGGTGTTTTAGGTCCGAGAAGGGCTATTAGTTGATAGAGAGCTATCCAAAAATGAGGAGGTGTTATATCCTctattgatttaaaaaatatatattcaaaggGAAACGCTTGTGTATCTCTTGACGGGTAGATTATCATTAATGCCATATAACATAAATCTTCTCATTAGATCATCAACTTGACTTGGTGTAATGAGATCACGATTTATGTGAATGATAAGTGACAACAAACGGGACAAactaataattcaaaaacaattatcttctcatttaaaaaaataattttttaatcgaattttaaaattggttgaAGAATAATTGATAGGCAAATGGAAGTCGTAATTGTAATGTGATTAACATGGGATTGGTATTGTGAGAATAAGAAAAATTCCTAGTCGAGGGGTATCGAATCTGGCTGTGTGTGATTTAAGAACATctaagaagaaaaacaaaataaagaaaggaCCAACTGTCGTGAGATGTTCTTTTACTTGATCTCTACAGTCTTCATTTGACTGTAAATATTAGCAGTCGACCAGACATTGTTTTGCTTTAAAAACACACCATTACCGATGAAGTAAAATGATGGGATTTTTACCCTCAGACAATGATTTTAATCCCATTTTCAAAGTCCAGTTTCACTGTTTAATGTTCctaattaaaaggaaaagaaagaaagaaggatcTAATCACTCACTCgctgaaaaataataatagaaaaagctCTACTTGCAGAATCCAAAACAAAGTGAAAGGAAAAGCAAAAATCCATACCTCtttgtacaaaaatggttttTTAGGGGCTGATTTTGAGAAGATTTCAAatgctttttcttcttcttcttctacttgcATGAGTTAATTGCTGTTCCCTGAGTTTCTGTTTGGGAAgaacgaaaatttttgaattagtgattgGGGTTagcatttttttccctttgtgCTTCAactgagaaaattaattttatacaaagTAAAAATAGCAATCGTATGAATAAGGATTAAAACAGGTAAGAATGCAGATGGATAATTTAAGgaacattttcattaaaaactcCATTTGATTTCACCAACTGGAATCATTGGAATTTGAAATCATAAGTTCTAACTAATGCTTTAAAAGAAACGTTGGACACCCACAGGAAGTTAAATgtccaaaattaaaaagtaaaaggaaaatattatgATAAGACTAGGTTGATAACCATTTTAAAGGTATCAAAAggttattaatgaaattttgggtTCCTTCAACAAGACAGAGTTAACGctcaatttaatttgatataattttgtcttttgtttatcatttttttaattttgaatatacatgtaattTACATTGACGTTTAACTAAAATTTCTCGTGTAGTGATACAGAATATACTCGAATACGAAATCTTCAATTGGTACTTAACCTTATCACGGAGCTTAAATCGTTGATAATTCATTCCTCTTTGTGAAATTAGGTTTAGTGTAAAATACATTTATccatcaaatttgaaaaagaaatgccataaaatcctattaaaatttatttacaaagtaaattttaaataaaaaattctatttaattcattcattcatttattttcaattaccAAATAAGAAAGGTCTAATTACAcgttaatttattataaaaataaatatgtaaataattaaaatcaggtttaaggtttatgttaaacattcaaattataacaaattaaatgttgattatttttaattaaaaattatgggAATGAAAGTTTTATTGGTAAATAATTGGGAAATTGTACTTGTTTTCCTGGTGATGATTGCCAATCTTCACCCCTTTTGCTGGTCCTTTCTCTTGCGGATTCACTCCTTTCATTTAAGAATACCATTTTTACGCATaattttcttatccttttaaataattaaaattacattgtTATGGCAtcactaattttattttaaaaatttccacaAATTATGTCATCTAAGATAAAAACAATCCCAAAAACAACCAATTCTACCAAATATCCTTAaacttataattttcatttttcaaaacaaattatcGTGTTAAATCAACCAAgtcttttcattattaaaatcattaatttagtCGTTAAATAACATGTaactaactttaaaattaaaaataaataaaacattccATATAACTTTTAAAGGTACGGACTAAGAATAAAGTTAGACCAAAAAAATAAACGATAAAGCTTTTGtacaagttttgaaaagtttctttttaaacattcattttcttaaagttttattttaaattatgttaggtATAAGCTGATgttcatttaacaattaaatcaaTGCTTTTAGTAACAACATGACCTAATTGATATAATCTTGGTAGTTTGAGGGTGTGATTAGAATGATGTGAAGTTTAGTGACTGATTTTGAATGAGATCATAGTTTCGGAATGTTTAGTGgaattaacctttttttttattttataaagcagtgctttttaaattaaattggtgGTCGAACTAGTTAGACCCATCAATTCCCGATTCACCCAACCGGtctgattttaattaaataaattattaaaaaatcataaaaaagagaaaatcaatTGGACCACCACTTCAACCGTTTCTTAGCTCAATTCAACCCTTTATCCATACTGACATGTTGGTTCCTGGTTCAACTAGTCTGATTCCAACAACTAAATTATAGTTTAATGATTGAATTCGATATAAAGGCTAACAGAAAACTTGAACACAAAGTCCCTTGCCACTAAACTACAACCGGTTATTTAGGTGTTCATTGATaagctaaaaaaattaagtgttgaACTTTTAGCACTTAATTTATAAGTATtggatttatataaaaatattagttgataaattaatacaaattaagttcaaaatataattatatcgtttaataaaaaattgatttttaaaaatgagacaatatttttatataatttgaatagcttggaataaaaattaaatatgataacatttgaatacttgatttaaaaaaaaacccagatatataattgtaaacatattttaaaaattaaaatcaacttaaCGACTTCAACATTTCTTcattattgataataaaaattaatataactatcaaacacatttaaattattaaatattaaatattaaatattaaaacgtCCATTTCACTCATAAATAGTTCAATGATTTATGAAGCACaactttattaattttgagAATGTATAATTGAATAAACGATTTTCTTTGGCACTAAAactcaatatatcaaattaagcTAACGCCATTAAGACGCAATAAATCGAACTCAACTTTCTGAAAataatggttttatttaatactgaatttcaataaataaaaactaaactaaccTTCTAAAACATATTACCGAATAAAcgattttacttaattaatttaatcttcttaaaacatataacttaaataaacgGTTTTACTTAATATCGTAATTCAATGAATTGAACTAAAATAGCATTTTAAAACacataattgaataaataaattgaactaaatttaacctttttaaaacgCACAATTGAATAAGCGGTTTTACTATGTATAATGAGAATAAATGGTTCGACTTAAtataaaactcaataaattaaactaaattaaccttttaaaaatgcataattGAACAAACGCTTTTACttaatatcaaatttcaataaatcAAACTAAATTAAGCTTCGAAAATGTATAACTGAATAAGCGGTTTCgcaatattaaaacataataaattgaactaaattaaccttttaaaacacataattaaataatcaattttactCGATAATTAATCGAACTAAACTAaccaaatttattcaattacaatCAAGTTTTAGTGCAAGTAATGCTAAAATGTAAGAATTAATTTGAATGTCACAAAATATGTGCAGTAATAAACTTGAACATTTATAGGctgaaatagaaagaaaaaaaccttcaaattgattgcaaaaaagaaagaatattcaTCCAAACTTTCCTAATTATGGTAACCAAAACCGATTTAATCGAAACGAAgcgattttttattaattaaggtaatattatttcaaaaagatatataaaagtgaatttttcaaagaaaataatataaaaataattataaaattgaaaatttttaaacaagtttCATTTTGGCTAATTATGGTAAATAAACACACCAAATGAAGTgataaatcataattttctaCAATTTGttaccaaaataacaaaatattaccttttttttcaacgcactaaattctaaaatctaTTAAGAAGCAGAATCCAAAAGCAATCGCGATTCAATAAAAATCgtagaaaagtaaaaataaaataaaataaaaatctacgTATATAAAAGAAAGTCCAAAGACtcaaaaacaacataaataattagTGAATTAGCAAGCAGTacttatatatctatatatattctcCTCTTTCCCTCCGATTCTCTCACTCTCTTTCCCTATCAGAGTCACACACGCACTCTCTCTCTTGCTTTTACCCTAAAAAGGGCATTGATTTGCTTCTTAAGAGACCCACTGCTGCAAAACTTCACTCTCTATTTGtatacttgattttttttctttgtttttttccatttcttaCAAAACCCATTTCTATTCTTTGATTAAAggaacactttttttttttaattcaagtaGGAAATCCATTTATTGTTTAGAAGGTACGATAAAAGAgagtttaatttagatttagatttttttctttgaatttgttGAGAGGTTTTTTATTGTCTGCAATGGCACCCAGTTTCGATTGTATGGTTTCGAGTCTTCTATGTGCAGAAGACGACACCAGCATTTTCGGTGATAACGATTGTTACTTTGGCGGGAGTGGTGAGGTGGGAGAGTTTGGGTCGACATGGGATCATAGTTTTTATCGAAACTCGAATCAAGACCGAGTCTTTAATGGCGTCGGTGAAGATGGGTTGCCGTTGCAGAGCGAGGAATGTGTGGTTTTGATGGTTGAGAAAGAACATCAGCATTTGCCCAATGCCGGTTACTTGAAGAGGTTACAAGGTGGCGATTTAGACCCGGCGGCTAGAAATGAAGCTGTTGGTTTTATTCGGAAGgtgggtttttaattttatcctttttaattcagAATTGACTCTGATTAGATTAATTACAAGGTCTCACatttatgagttttttttaagaagtGGATGCATTTATTTCACTAAATAGGACTTGTTTTTGCCATTATCAGAGGATCGTTTCAAAGTGAAAATCTTGGTTTTTTCCCCCCTTAGGTTTGCAAAGCTTTTTCTCTGTATTATTCTGAGTAAAACCCTTTCTTTGATTGATCCTGTTTATGTGAAATAAACTTGGTTTTGGTTTTCTCTTTGTTTTggtatctttttattttgtatcggtggattgtttttcctttttgtaaTTGGGTCCTACGCTGATTGTTTAATTGTATTTGTCTCTTCATTTCTTTCTCGTCGGCTTCAAAGTATTTCTGCTTTATTGAACATTCCATTTCTCTTTATTGGTCCTTGTTTGTAGGGTATAAGTTGCAATGCTTCCATTTCCTGTTTGGGTTCAATTATTTTGCCTTTTGGCCTTCATCATttcattcctttcctttttcttttgagttttgTTTAAATGTTCTTTTGAGTTTTGTTTAAATGTTTGATTCTCTTTGATTGTCTTGTTTATTTAACAGGTTCATGCTCATTTCAATTTTGGACCTTTGTGTGAGTATTTATCAATAAACTACTTGGACAGGTTCCTCTCTGCCTACGAATTAccagtaagtttttttttttttaaaaacaccaatcaaacattaaaaaaaaaaaaacaccaatcAAACATGAGAATATTAAACATTTTGGACCTACCCTTTTCACTGAACTCCATCCTTTGGATAATGCAGAAGGGCAAAGCTTGGATGATGCAATTACTAGCGGTTGCATGTTTATCTCTTGCAGCCAAAATGGAGGAGACTGAAGTTCCATTGGTTTTTGATTTGCAGGTTAAAAATCTAgcaatagtttttatttattttttaggtgtTGTAGAAGATGATTTGATCTAACAGTTTTTTGTTCATGAATAACAGGTTTGTGAATCTAAATTTGTGTTTGAGGCTAGAACCTTACAAAGAATGGAGCTTTTAGTGTTGAGTACCTTGAGTTGGAGAATGCAAGCAATCACCCCATTCTCCTTCATAGACTATTTCCTTTACAAGCTCAATGATGATAAAACCCCACTAAGGAGTTCAGTATTGGGATCAATCCAACTCATCTCAAGCACAATAAAAGGTCCCCCCTTTCTCTCTTGTGTTATTCGAAGTTGCAGAAACACAGAAAGACAAATGTAGTATTTTCTTGTAATAATTTTGAGAGGGATCTGATGGTTGGTGGGGAATTAAATGTAGGGATTGACTTCTTGGAATTCAAGCCATCTGAGATTGCAGCAGCAGTGGCCATATATGTTGCTGTAGAAACCACAACAGTGGATTCTGAGAAAGCTATGTCTGTTCTCACTCAACATGTAAAAAAGGTAAATGAGCCCTGGTGGTCCATAAATGATCGATTTAACTTTGTTTACTTGCTAATATGGTTTGAATTTGCAGGAAAGAGTGATGAAGTGTGTGGAAGTGATAAATGATATGTCATTGGTTGGTGGGTCTATTAAGGTAGGCAGCAATGCAACTGTCCCATCCGTGCCACAGAGCCCAATTGGGGTGCTGGATGCCGCTTGCTTCAGCTATAAAAGTGATGACACCAGGGTTGGGTCATTTGCAAACTCTTCTTCACAAACACATACCAGTCCCAGTCGCAGTACCAAAAGGAGAAAGCTAAACAGACCCTGTGAAGTGGAGCTGTAAAACcatcaaacaaacaaacacacacacacaaaaaaaacacTATGCTCGTTCCTACATGTTTTGTTACTGTTGCATACTATAGCTTTGGGTGTGTTAAAAAAGAAGGGAGAAGATGAATGGTGAATAAGTTGTCATGTAGTGAGTATGGAGGGGATTTTGTATGAATTGCCATTTCATGCTCTTGGCGTGGACAGAGGGATAACTTGATGATGGTGTCACCAGCTGTTAAATATTAGACTTCTTAGCAGCTAGTACTTGCAATGGAGAGAGAGGTGggagagataaaaaaaaaaaaacccagttTTTTTCTGCTTTGTGAGatacaatttttagttttggagttttttgggggaaaaaaaatagtaatatgaaaatgaaatacatTTCCAAATTTCGATTTTGTTTATATTGCTATGATTTCAATTATTACTAAATATAAAGTGCGTAACTCTAGGTAATGGGCTATAAAAGAATTGTGTGGATTATTATTTTCTGACAATAAAAAGCATTAAATTAACTGGTCACATGGAacattcaatattaaatttattttcgttcagaactataattttattttattttccattgatTTAATGCGtgtttagaaatatttaattcatcaaagattcaaaattaatattcacgtttttttccaaaaccacAATGGCAGTAGAATAATCAGGTTTGGGCACATACACCATAAGATATGGTCAAATAAAGGTGTAATTAAAGGATTCATATTTTACTATTTGCAAATCGAAAATATATGATAGTGAAGTGTGAAGAAAATGTTATTCCACGTGAAGCGAACACCTTAAAATTGAAACTAAGTTTAAAAAGAGTAtgaattttaaacatgttttttcaatttttaaaactcttaaaTATCACAATTATCGtattatttttctagatttatcaaagtataaaaaatacttctaaaataatatcggttgtattttgaaaagaataattgataataaaatttggcCTAATAAAGTTAATTCTCATTATGaccgaaattttaaaaaattaagattaatcaaattaaaaaaaatgcaaattaaCAGCAGAATCA
This sequence is a window from Gossypium raimondii isolate GPD5lz chromosome 5, ASM2569854v1, whole genome shotgun sequence. Protein-coding genes within it:
- the LOC105770788 gene encoding cyclin-D3-1; translation: MAPSFDCMVSSLLCAEDDTSIFGDNDCYFGGSGEVGEFGSTWDHSFYRNSNQDRVFNGVGEDGLPLQSEECVVLMVEKEHQHLPNAGYLKRLQGGDLDPAARNEAVGFIRKVHAHFNFGPLCEYLSINYLDRFLSAYELPKGKAWMMQLLAVACLSLAAKMEETEVPLVFDLQVCESKFVFEARTLQRMELLVLSTLSWRMQAITPFSFIDYFLYKLNDDKTPLRSSVLGSIQLISSTIKGIDFLEFKPSEIAAAVAIYVAVETTTVDSEKAMSVLTQHVKKERVMKCVEVINDMSLVGGSIKVGSNATVPSVPQSPIGVLDAACFSYKSDDTRVGSFANSSSQTHTSPSRSTKRRKLNRPCEVEL